The genomic interval CGCGTTCAGCGACGAGATCTGCTCGACCGTCGAGGATCCAGACACGTTGACGCTGCCGGTGACTTCGGCAGTGTCGCCGGCATCGGCCTCGTCGTCGCTCCCACCGCACGCCGCGGCTACGAGCGACAGCACGAGGATCCCAGCGATCAGGGCGAACAGATTCTTGCTGTGGCGCATGGTCCCTCCTTGGTCGAACAGCTCCTCCATCCACCGGAAGGCTATGGAGGGCGGATGACCAGACCCTGGCCCGAAGGTGAACGCCGGGTGAACGGTGACCGGGAGGTGAACGGCAGCGCCCACAGATGCCCCCGTACACTCGCCCCATGGAGCTGAGCGCCGCCCTCGGGGTCGTGCTCGCCGCGATCGCGGGGGCGGGATCGGGTTGGTGGGTCGCCACCAGAGCCTTCGGACGACGGCTCCGCTCGGCGACCGACGCGGTGGATCGGCTCGGTGACGCGGACACGGAGGCTCGAACCCTCGAAGGCGGCCCCGCAGGCGCGGCCGCCTTGGCGGGAGCGGTGAACCGCGCGGGGGAACGTCTCGGAGGACAGGTGCGAGCGCTCCGACGCGAGCAGCGGATCCGGGACTTGATCCTGTCCTCGATGCAGGAGGGCGTCCTCCTGTTCGACGGTGATGGCGGCGGTGTCGTCTTCGCGAACGACGCGATCGACCGCCACCTCCGCACCCGCCCGGCAACGGCGTCGCAGCTGCACCCTCCGGCACTGCGTGAGGCGGTGGAGCACGCGGCGTCTGTGTCGCGCCCCGTCTCCGTCGAGGTCGAGATGACGGCACCGAGCGCGTGGCTCCGCGGAACCGCCGTTCCCGCGATCGGAGGCAACTCGGTCCTGCTCGTCCTCCGCGACGTCACCGAGGCCAAGCGGCTCGACGCCGTCCGCCGCGACTTCGTCGCGAATGCGTCGCACGAACTGAAGACACCGGCAGCGTCGATCCAGGCGACCGCGGAGACGATCCGGATCGCCGCGGAGGACGATCCGGCCGTCGTCCCCCGGTTCGCACAGCAACTCGATCGCGAGGCGATCCGCCTGTCGAGCATCGTCGCGGACCTGCTCGACCTCTCGCGCCTGGAAACGGGCAGCGACATCGATGACGACGTCCGGCTGGACGTGCTCCTTCGCGAGGAGACGCCACGCATCCAGGACGCCGCGCGCGCCGCGGATGTCGAGCTAGAGATCGACGCCGCTCCCGTCCCCCCGATCCGCGGCGCCCGTCGCGACCTCGCGCTGTGCGTCCGCAACCTCGTCGACAACGCGATCCGGTACACCAAGCCCGGAGGGAACGTCCTCGTCGCCGTCGTCGAGGGCGCCGGCGGCGAGGTCGTGCTGAAGGTGGCCGACACCGGGATCGGGATCCCGTCGCGGGACCTCCCCAGGATCTTCGAGCGCTTCTACCGGATCGACCGCGCGCGCTCGCGCGACTCTGGGGGCACCGGACTCGGGTTATCGATCGTCAAGCACGTCGTCGAGAACCACGGCGGCGCCGTCTCGGTCGACAGCGAGCTCGGCCAAGGAACCCGTTTCGAGATCCGGTTCCCTCCCGATGCCGCGAGGACCGGTCGCGACGGCCGCGCGGCGCCCGCCGGCGGGGACGGGGCTATCCTTCCCCGGTGACGCTCCTGTTGTTGATCCGGCACGGGCTGACGTCCGCGACCGGCACGCGCCTGGTGGGCTGGACGCCCGGGATCCGCCTCTCGGAGGAAGGGCGCGCGCAGGCCCAGCGGGTGCGCGATCGCCTCGAAGGGACGCGGATCGACGCGATCTACTCCAGTCCCCTCGACCGCTGCCGGGAGACGGCGAAGCCACTGGCCGCCGATCGGACGCTGCCGGTCCGCGTCCGCAAGGATCTCGGCGAGATCGGGTACGGAGCGTGGACGGATCGCTCCCTTCGCCAGCTCGCGAAGACGAAGCTGTGGCCGCGCGTCCAGCAGGTCCCCTCGCGCGTCCGCTTCCCGCAGGGTGAATCGTTCGGCGAGGCGCACGCCCGGATCGTCGGGGCGCTCGACGCGATCGCCGCCGAGCACCCGTCCGAGGTCGTCGCCGCGTTCTCGCACGCGGATGCGATCAAGCTTGCGCTCGCCGAGCTCGCCGGCATGCACCTGGACATGTTCCAGCGGATCGTGATCGATCCGGCGTCGGTGTCGGCGGTCGCGCTCGGGGACGGGGTTCCGCGGCTCGTGCGCGTGAACGACCTCGGGACCCTGGACGCCCTCGCCCCGCGCAAACGGGGCGGGACCCGACAACGATGACACGGTCGCGCGCAGCGACCCGGCGCTCGGCGATCGGAGCCGAGGTGGGAGACTGAGCACCGTGGAAATGGACCCGGTCGACAAGATCACCGCCGGTGCGATCGGCGAGCCCGGCGAGCGCACCTTCTTCCTCCAGGCGCGCGGTGAGGATGAGCTGGTCACCGTCGTGCTCGAGAAGCAGCAGGTCGAGCTACTCTCCGCCTCGATCCTGGAGCTGCTCGCACAGGTCGGCGATGAAACCGGGACCGGTCCGGGTGAGGACGAGCTCGACCTCGAGCAACCGATGGAGCCACGCTTCCGCGCCGGCAACCTGCGGATCGGCTACGAGCCCGACCGCGACATGATCCTTCTCGAGGTCGAGGAGGCCGTCGAGGGAGACGACGAAGAGGAGGGCGAGGAGCTCGTCCCCCCCGATACGGACAAGCTCCGCCTGTGGGCCACCCGCGAGCAGATGCTCGCCCTGTCGCGCCACGGCTCGGAGGTCGCCTCCCGGGGCCGCCCGACCTGTCAGTACTGCGGGAACCCGATCGATCCCGAAGGGCACGTATGCCCGGCGATGAACGGGCACCGAAGCTAGCCGCCGCCGACCCGGCGCTCGAGCCCGCCGAGGGCGAGCGCATCCTGGAGACCGGTGTGCTCGAGGTCCTCGGGCTGATGCCGCGCTCATCGAACGCGACCTACCTCGCGAAGGTGCGCTCCGAGGACGACACGGATCGCGAGGTGCTCGCGATCTACAAGCCCCGCCGAGGCGAGCGCCCGCTCTGGGACTTCCCCGAGGGATCGCTCGCGGCCCGCGAGGTGGCCTCCTACCGCCTCGCCCGTGCGCTCGGGTGGCCGACGGTGCCGCCGACGGTGCTGCGCGACGGCCCGGAAGGCACCGGATCGGTGCAACTGTTCCGCGGCTTCGACCCCGCCGAGCACGCGTTCACGCTCGTCGCCGAGCGCGTGGGGGAATTCCGACGGATCGCTGCGTTCGACGTCGTGATCAACAACGCCGACCGGAAGGGCGGACACACGCTCCTGGGTGAGGACGGACGGATCTTCGTGATCGATCACGGCGTCAGCTTCCACAGGGAGCCGAAACTGCGAACGGTGATCTGGGAGTTCGAAGCCGAACCCCTCGGCGAGGTCCTGCGCACGGACCTGCTCCGGCTCCGCGACGACCTGGCGGCGGGTCCGCTCCGCGCCTCGCTCGGCGAACTCCTCGCTCCGCCGGAGGTCGATGCGACCCTGCACCGCACCGAGCGGCTCCTCGAGGCGAACTCGTTCCCTACCGCGGACCAGACGGTCGAGGAGACCGACATGCCTCCCTATCCATGGCCGGCGATCTGATGCCCGCCGCGATCCAGAGCCCCGTGTGGAGCGAGTTCCCCACGCCCCTGGGTCGGCTCGTCGCCATCGGCTCGCCGTCGGGCATCTCACGGCTCGGGTTCTCCGACGACGACCCCGTCGCCGCGGTCGAGGACGAGACCGGTCTGCGCATCCCGCGTGACGCCGCCGCACTCCGGGACCTCCGAGAGCAGGTTCAGGCCTACTTCGAAGGAACGCTCCGCTCGTTCTCCGTCGCACCCGACCTGGGCGCGATCGAGGGGTTCGCGCGGCAGGTCCTCGAACAAGCACGCCGGGTCCCGTTCGGGTCCGTCGCCACCTACGGCGAACTCGCGGCCCGGGCCGGCTCCCCCCGCGCCGGCCGTGCGGCGGGGAGCGCGATGCGGCGCAACCCCGTGCAGCTGCTCGTGCCGTGTCACCGAGTGGTTCCCGCCGACGGTTCGATCGGCGGGTACTCGGGCCGAGAGGACCGCAAGGCGTTCCTCCTCGACCACGAGGCCGCCGCACTCGGTCAGGACGCCGGGCTTCCCGGCTCTGCCGGCCGGGGCCGCTAAGCTCGGGCCGTGCTCCCCCGAGTCCACCGACATCGGCGCCTCGCGTGCGTGCTGGCCGTCCTCGCTCTGGTCGCAGCCGGCTGCAACGGCGACGCGGAGCCGGAACCGACGACACCCCCGAGCCAGACGATCGGACCGGTCTCCCAGGCCGAGGCCGACGCAACGGTTGAGGGTCTGTGCGAGATGATCGGGCTCGGTCGCGGTGAGCGCGACGCGGTCAACGCGATCTTCTACGACGAGAGCCATGCCGGGATCCACCGGATCGCCGCGGATGTCGAAACCGACGACCGGGCCGCCGCAGCGCTGCTCCTCGAACGCAAGCTGCTCGTGGAGCAGGGTCTGCTCGCCGAGCCGATCTCCGAGAGCTTCCGCAGCGACGTGCACGACCTCGTGGATGCGATCTCGGCGGCCGTGAAGGTCCTCGGCTTCCGAGCACCGGACTGCTCCGGGTGAGCGCTGACCCCACGACGCGGATCCGATCCAGCGCGCGACGGAACCCCCCTCGCCTGGGAACATGGGCACATGCATCTCCTGACGCGCCACCACCTGCCGCGGTTTCGCCTGGGCCGGGTGATCGCCTTCGTGCTCGCGATCGCCCTGGTCGCCGGCTGCACCGGGGACGACGCGTCACCCGAAGCCGACCCGTCCTCGGGTGACGCGGTCGAGCTCTACGCCGAGGTCGCGAGCGCGGACGTGGTCGCCGGCGATCAGGAGCGGCTGCTGGTCGGACTCCTGCAGCAGCCGGAGAACCTATTCCTGGCGTTCGGTGAGGTCGAGATGACGCTGTCCTACCTCGGGACCGAGGAGGAGCCGACCGAGCCCGAGCCACTCGGCGAGACGACGGGACGGTTCATCCCGACTCCCGGCGGCCCCGACGACCCGTCCCGCGGCGCGGCTCTGGTTCCCCCCTCCGAAGGACGCGGCGTCTACCAAGCCGAGGCGGTGTTCGCCGATCCCGGCTTCTGGCAGGTGGACGTGACCGCCCGGCTCGACGACGGTCGCGCGGCGACCGGTTCCGCCGCCTTCCCGGTGATCCCGAAGGCCCAGTTGCCGGCCGTCGGCGACGACGCCCTGCGGACCGAGAACCACGTCCTCGGAGAGAAGGGGTTCCCGCTCGGGGGCCTCGACTCGCGTGCCGACGCGCTCGGGGAGGTACCCGACCGTGCCCTCCACGAGTGGACGATCGCCGGCGCGGTCGACGACGGGGTCCCGGCACTCGTGAGCTTCGCGACCCCGGCCTATTGCCAGAGCCAGTTCTGCGGACCGGTCATCGACGAGATCGAGGACCTCCAGCGGCGGTTCGGCGACCGGGCAGCGTTCATCCACGTCGAGATCTGGCGCGACTTCGAGAAGCAGGTGCTGAACCAGGCCGCCGCCGACTGGCTCTACCGCAACGACACCCTGACCGAGCCCTGGCTGTTCCTGATCGACGCGAAGGGCGCGATCGTCGATCGCTGGGGAGCCCTGTTCGACCCGGCAGAGGTCGAGGCTGCGCTCGAGCGGCTCCCGAAGCTCCCGGCGGGCACCCGGCCCGCGTAGGCGCGGCCACCGCGAACCGCGTCGCGGCCCGTACGATGGACGCCATGGAGCCCACCCCGCCGATCCCTCCTGCCCCGCCGGGCCTCGAACCCTGCTACCGCCACCCCGACGAGCGGACCGGCGTGCGCTGCACGCGGTGCGACCGGCCGATCTGCCCGCAGTGCATGATCCCCGCCCCCGTCGGATTCCACTGTCCGGAGTGCGTCGAGGACGCTCGCAAGGAGTTCCGTCAGGGCGCCGGCCAGGCGATCCGGGACACCGCGACCTGGTCGCTGTCGGTGACGAAGGTGCTGCTCGCGATCCTGATCGGCGTGTTCGTCCTCGAGCTCGTCTCCGCCGGCGCAGGCGCGCTGGCGACCGGGCCCGACCCCCAGCAGCTCGCGAACATCGGCGGCCTGTTCCCCCCGGCGGTCGCGGCCGGCGAGTACTGGCGGTTGGTGACACCGATGTTCCTGCACGCGGGGTTGTTCCACATCGCGTTCAACGCGTGGGTGCTGTGGGTCTTCGGCTCGCAGGTCGAGCGCGCGTTCGGCAGCGCCCGCATGCTCGCGATGTTCCTCGTCACCGGCTTCCTCGCGAGCGTGGCGTCATACGTCCTCGGGCCCGTGGTGGTCGTCGGCGTCGGCGCATCCGGAGCCATCTTCGGCCTCGCGGGTGCCTTCATCGCCTATGCCTACCGGCGACGCGGACAGATGATGGCGAACGCACAACTGCAGCAGGCGCTGTTCTTCGTCGTGCTCAATGTGGTGCTGGGCTTCGTGATCGAGGGCATCGATTGGCGAGCCCACCTCGGAGGACTCGTCGCCGGTCTCGCTGCGGGGTGGGTCACCGACCCGAGCCGCCCGCGGCAGACCCGGACGATCGTGACGGTCGCGGGACTCGCCGGACTGCTCGCCGTCGGTGTCGTCGCTGCGATGGTTCGAACCGCTCAGCTGCGGGATCAGTTCCCCGGCGTCCTCTGACGATCTCTTCCTCGGGCTGGCTCAGCCGCGCTTGTCGCCGATGCCGTAGATGCCGCCGGCGCGGGTCCCGACGTAGATCTTGCCGTCCCACACCGCCGGGGTGGCCTCGATGCACCCCCCGAGTCGGACGTCCCAGAGCTCCTTCGGCTGCTTCCGCGGGTTCTTCGAGATGTCGTAGGCGTGCAGGACGCCCTCGCAATCGCCCTGCAGCAACACGCCGTCGATCGGCACCGGCGAGGACCAGGTGGGGCCGGGAAGCTTGATCCGCCAGCGCACCTTCCCGCTGGCCTGGTCGACCCCGAGCAGCTCGCCGTAGTTCGTGCTCACGTAGACCATGCCGTCGTAGATCGCCGGGGTGGCCCAGATACCACCGAGCCCGTCGCCGCCCTGCTCGGTGACGGGGACGCTCCACACGAGGGGGGTCCGCTTGTTCGGGTCCAGCTTCATCAGCTGGCCGTTCCGTGCGGCCGTGGCGTTGAACCGTTGCAGCTCGCTCGCGACGTAGAGCATCCCCTCCTCGTCGATCGCGATCGAGGCATCCGTGTCGTCGCCGGTCCAGAAGCGGAACACGCGCCGCGCGTCGTCGCTGCGGCCGGCGAGGATCTTGGAGATGTCCCATCCCTGCACGAGCCCACCGGAGTTCGAGAAGTAGACCACTCCGTCGTGGAACGAGGGCGAGGTTTCGATCGAGACGTCATCGTCCCCAAGCTGGGCCAGCAGCTCATCGTCGTAGCCGGGGAACGTCGTCACGATGCGGGGATCGACAGTGACCTTGCCGTCGCTGTCGTAGTCCCGGTTGAGCTTCACGACGTAGAACCAGGAGTTCTCGCTTCCCGCGAGCAGGTAGTCGTCGATGACGAGCGCCGCCCCGTCCCAGTCGTCGTTCCAGAGACCGCCGCTGGGCACGCTCGTGTCGGCGTTGACCGACCACAGTTCGGTCGCCTTGCCGCCCTGGGTCGAGATCACCCGGAAGTTGTTGTCGCGCGAGCCCGCGTAGTACAGCGGGAACCCGTCCGGATCCGAGGTCGCCGATCCCTTCGCAAGGTCACCGGTGCGGAACGGCTGCTTCAACGCCTTGCCGTTCTTCCCGTCGATGAAGTGGTAGTTCCCGTCGTAGGCGCCGATCCGGACCTCGACGTTCCCCTTGCGGTCGACGAGCACGTTCGGCTGGCCGGTCCATCCGGTGCCGCACCACGTCGTCGTCTCACCCAGGTTCGACGATTGCGAGCACAGTCCGCCCGCCGTCGGGTAGCGCCACAGGACCCTCGGCCGCGTCGGGAGGGGACCCTCGCCGTAGTAGGTGCGGCTCGCGTTGCCCCGGAACGTCGTGATCCCCTCGACCTCGGTGTTGATCGGTCCGGGGGTCCGCACGCCGGCGGCATCGACGTTCGGGTCGGGCTCGGACCGAGGCGTCTGTTCATCGGAGGGCGGGGTCGTCGCCGATGCCGAAGGATCGGCCAACGCCTCGGCGAGCTGGGGTCCGTCCCCCGGGTCGTCGCCACCGAGCACGGCCCGGACGCCGATCACGAGGAGCGCGATCACGGCCAGAACCACGACGACCGTTCCGAACGGAGGCGGCCGCCGCGTCCGCTTCCGCACCTGCGTGGGGGGCTGCTGCATCCCGCAGATGGTAGCGGGGGCGTCGCGTTCGGAGCTGGGCGGATGCCCCCGCACGCAACGCGATCCGCGCCGCTAGACGGGCGTCGGGCGGGCGGGGTAGGTCCCCAGCACCTTCAGCAGCGAGGTGTGCTTGCCGGCCTCCTCGAGCGCAGCTCGGACGTCCGCGTCCGCGGCGGAGCGACCCAAGTCGACGTAGAAAACGTACTCGAACGGCGCCCCGGGCCTCGGCCGCGATTCGAGCTTGGTGAGGTTCACGTCGTGCGCGGCGAACGGCGCGAGCGAGGCGAGCAACGACCCCGGACGATCGTGCACTGCCATCACGAGCGAGGTCTTGTCCGGCACGCCGAGGTCGACGCCGTCGCCGTTCGCGATCACGACGAATTTCGTGAAGTTCTCCGGATGGGTCTGGATGTGCTCGGCGAGCACCGCGAGACCGAACCGCTCCCCCGCTTCGACGCTGGCGACCGCCGCCTCGGTGCGATCGCCGTGCTCGGAGACCAGCCGCGCCGCCCCGGCGGTGTCGTGCACCGACACCATGTCCGCCCCGAGGGAGTTGAGGAACTCCTCGCACTGTGCGAGCGCCTGCCAGTGCGACAGCACCCGCTTCACGTCCTCGAGGCGGGCCCCGGGCGGAGCCAGCAGCGCATGGTCGATGCGTACGACCACCTCGCCGCTGATCCGTAGCATCGAGGTGCGCAGGAGCAGGTCGTAGGTCTCGTTGACCGAGCCCGCCTGGGAGTTCTCGACCGGCACGACCCCCACGTCGGCCTCCCCGGAGGTCACCCGCGAGAAGACGAGCCGCACCGTCTCGCACGGCAACGGATCGGCCTCGGGGAACAGCGCGAGCACCGCTCGCTCGCTGTAGGCACCGGGTTCCCCTTGATAGGCCACCTTCATGGGAGCGCAAGCCTACCAACGGGGCTGCTACGCTCAGTCGCCGGGCTTTGCCCTCCCACCTGCGCCGGAGGAGGAACGCCGACTCCCGGCGAGGCGACACGGATGACCGAGCACCCGACCGCGACGACGAACGGGCACGCACGTCGGGACCCCCCCGGCGAGCGTCGCGACCCCGCCGCCCGCGCCGCCCGCCGCCGCCGGATCCGCCGCATCGTGTTGTGGGTGCTCGGCGTGCTCGTGGTCCTCCTCGGGCTCGCTACCGTGTTCGCCGCGATCCAGACGATCGGGATCCGCGAACGCCTGACCGAAGGACGCGACGCCCTCGACCGGGCGCAGGACGCCGTCACGGACGGTGATCTCGGCGTCGCCGGGCGTTCGTTCGCCGAGGCGCAGAACGCGTTCGCCGACGCGAAGCGTGCGGCGTCCGGTCCCGCCTACACGATCGTCGGAGCCGTTCCGCTGATCGGACGCACCCCGCGGGCGGTCGAGGGCATCACGACCGCCGGCGAGGAGCTCGCGGCGGCGGGAACGGTCCTGACCGACGGGATCGCCTCGCTCCCGGACGGGCTCGGGTCACTATCGCCGGAGAACGGGCGCGTGCCCCTGGCACCGATCGCGACGCTCTCGGCGGCAGCCGAGCAGGCGGAGGTCCACACGAACGCCGCGGTGGAGGCGATCGAGGGTGCTCCATCCACCCTGCTCGTCGGGCCGCTGGGCGAGGCGCGACGCGACGCGGCCGAGGGGGTCGACCGCGCCGACGACGCGGTCCACGCCGGCCGCCTGCTGCTCGAGGGACTGCCGACGTTCCTCGGAGGCGACGGAACGGCTCGCTACTTCGTCGCCGCCGAGAGTCCCGCGGAGCTGCGTGGCACCGGCGGCATCCTGGGCGCGTACTCGATCATGACGGTCGCCGACGGGCGGTTCCGGTTCGGGGAGTTCCTCCCCGTCCAGACCTTGTCCGACCCGGCCGCATGGCAGAACGTGAACCTGTCCCCCGATTTCGCCGGCGACGTGGGCCCGCGGATCGTCGAGCAGTACGAAGCGGAGACCGGGCAGCGGCTGGACGGAGCGATCGAGGTCGATCCGTTCGCGCTCGCGAAGCTCCTCGAGGTCACCGGACCGGTCGAGCTGCGCGATCTCGGGGTAGAGCTCACAGCCGAGGACGTCGTCGCGTTCACCGCGAACGAGGCGTACAGCGAGTACCCGGACCCGGCGACGCGCAAGGCGGTCCTCGGCGAGGCAGCCCAGGAGGTGTTCCTCCGGTTCCTCGCGGGTGGCGAGGGGATCGACGGCATCCGCGCGCTCGGCGAGGCCGCGGCGGGTGGTCACCTGACCGTCTACAGCACCGACCCCACGATGCAGGAGGGTCTGCAGGCGGTCGGGGCGGCCGGCGACCTCCGCGTCACCGAGGGCGAGGACTTCTTGGCGGTCGTGATGAACAACGGCGCCGGGAACAAGGTCGACTACTACCAGTCGCGAACCGTGAACTACACGGTGGACCTGCTCTCGGACGGCACCGGGCGGGGCAGCACCGAGATCACGATCGCGAACGGCGCGCCGGCGTCCGGACTCCCCAAGTACGTGATCGGACCGTTCGACGGGCGCTTCGAAGCCGGAGAGACGTTCGCACTGGTCGACGTGCTCTGTGCGCCGGGCTGTGCGCTCGACCGGCTGCAGCGCGGCGGCGCCGACGTCGAGCCGGCCGCGACCGGAGACTTCGGCGGCATCCCGTACGTGCGGGACGTGTTCTCGATCCCCGCCGGCGAGCAACAGACGCTCGGGGTCGACACCCGGCTAGCCTCCGCGTGGACCGGGAATTCGTCGGGCGGGACCTACCGGCTCGTCTTCGCGAACCAGACGACGGTGGAGCCCACGCGTCTGCGTGTCGAGATCCGTCCGCCGGACGGGATGGCGTTCACGCACGCAGGTGACGGGGTCGAACTCGGAGACGGGATCGCCGTGTGGGAGGGCGAGCCGGGAGCGCGGGTCGAGGTCGACGTTGACTTCTCGGCACCGGTTCCGGGTCGTTGGTGGCGCAACCTCACCCGCTGGGTTTCATAAACCCACGGTCTGAACCTTCCGCGCGACCCATCCACATCGGACCCGGCCGACGTCTCCGGACGCGCGGAAAGCCGGGTCGCGAAGACCCGGCTTCCGAACGATCGATGGGTGCGGGCGGCCTACTCGCTGTGCGTCGCGGCCGAACGCCGGCGCGCGATCATCAGCGTTGCCACACCTGCAACGATCAACACCCCGAGAAGGACCATCCACATCGAGACATCGCCGCCGGTGAAGGCGGTGTCTCCCGCGGACTTGACGACGTTGTTCGCGTTGTTCGCGTTGTTCGAGTCGCCAGCCGCTTCAACGCAGTTGGGCTTCGGGGGGTAATCGTTGCAGGCGGCCGTCGCGGTTCCCGCCGTCACCATCAAGAACATGGTCGCCGAAACGACCATCGCACCGATGACTGCTGTTGCCCGCTTCATATGCCTTCTGCCTTTCTCGCCCGCCCGGAGGGGCGCCTCCCGGTCGGGCATTTCTCGTAGTCCGAGCATACTAGCTGTTGCACCCAGGTGGGGGCAATAGAACCGACGATGGTCGTCCCCCCTGCCAGCGGATATAGGCCGAAAGGCTGAAACGCCGGCATCCGGGTCAATCCCTCCCAGGCACGAGCCGATACCTACCCTATGCGCAGGAACACGAAACTCGACCGTCTCGCCACGGCCTTCGCCGACTCGGTGGCCGCGGGGCAGCTGGACGAAGCCGAAGGATGGCTGGCGACGGCCTTCCTCGCGGCCGATCGAGCCGACTGCGCGCACACCCTCGAGACCGGCGGCCGCGCCTGCGCCGAGTGCCGCGTCCTCGAGCCTGTCGGCCACTGACCGAGCGTCGGTTCGACGGCTTCGGATCCGCCGCACCCTTGAGGTCGCTCGCCCGGATGCCGAAGCACCACGGGAAGCACACACGCCGGCGTCGGGCGTCAGGCATGGGGGTGGTTGTTCACGTACGGACCCCTCCGTACACTGACCAGGTCGAACGCTCCCGTCACCCCCCGGGCGTGGGCCGGCGTAGAGTGACGACCGAGGGACGAGAGGATCCGGATGCCCCCCGAGCACTACAGCACCAGCCGCTCGGAGACCCCTGAGGGCACGATCGACCTTCGCGCCTACCTGCAGGTCTTCCGCAACCAGAAGAAGACGATCGCCCTGTGCATCCTCGCCGCCGTGAGCCTGGCGGCCGCCTATAGCTTCACCCGCACGCCCGCGTATTCATCCAAGGCGACGGTCCTCGTGCAGCCGACGGGTGTCGACGTGAGCGAGCTCGGCTCGAGCAGCGTCGCCGAGCTCGTCAACCTCGACACCGAGAAGGAGATCGCCGGCTCCACCGAGGTCGAGGAGATCGCGGCCCGAACCCTGCGCACGGACCCGCAGAACGTGCAGCGTCATACGGCCGTCGCGTTCCCAACGGAGTCGCAGATCCTGGAGATCACCTACACCGATACCGATCCGGAGGATGCGGCCGCCGGCGCGAAGGCGGTTGCGGACGCTTACCTCGCATACCGGCAAACCCTCGCCGAGGCTGACCGGAAGGTGCGGATCGAGGCGTCGACGGCCACCCTCAGGGAAGTCATCGAAGACCTGAACGACGCCGCGGACAGCGCCACGACCGAGGAGGCGATCTTCGGGCTCGAGACCGAGTGGGAGCAGACGATCCAGTTCCTGCAACTGAACACGAACCCCGGCAGCGTCCTCGGGACGCCAGCGATCCCAGCGAACCCGAGCAGTCCGAATCACAAGCTGAACATCGCGGCCGGGCTGTTCCTGGGCGTTTTCCTCGGGATCGGGCTCGCGTTCCTTCGGGAACGCACCGACGAGCGTGCGCGAAGCCGGCAGGATCTGGAGGAAGCCTTCGCCGCGCCGGTGCTCGCGATCGTTCCGCAGATCGATGGATGGACCGACCGCCGCTCGACCAAGCTGATCAGCGTCGTCGACCCGAAGGCTTCCAGCTCCGAGGCCTACCGATCCCT from Actinomycetota bacterium carries:
- a CDS encoding polysaccharide biosynthesis tyrosine autokinase, whose amino-acid sequence is MPPEHYSTSRSETPEGTIDLRAYLQVFRNQKKTIALCILAAVSLAAAYSFTRTPAYSSKATVLVQPTGVDVSELGSSSVAELVNLDTEKEIAGSTEVEEIAARTLRTDPQNVQRHTAVAFPTESQILEITYTDTDPEDAAAGAKAVADAYLAYRQTLAEADRKVRIEASTATLREVIEDLNDAADSATTEEAIFGLETEWEQTIQFLQLNTNPGSVLGTPAIPANPSSPNHKLNIAAGLFLGVFLGIGLAFLRERTDERARSRQDLEEAFAAPVLAIVPQIDGWTDRRSTKLISVVDPKASSSEAYRSLRTTILAMAGRQGVKTVLITSALAGEGKSTTAANLAVSLANAGKRVVLVSADLRRPRLHQFFGLPNSRGLSDILTAEDETIRIGPRDTGIENLWVFVSGPIPERPAELLQSHRMQDFIDECRKVSDITIIDGPPMLAVADSLAIAPHVDGVILVTDSESTPRGAIAQARLELDRIGSTVLGAVLNNFDPSKAPSSYGYQSYEMYEQHPEAPTEGNGSGSESSARSGRGARSKRR
- a CDS encoding DUF4012 domain-containing protein translates to MTEHPTATTNGHARRDPPGERRDPAARAARRRRIRRIVLWVLGVLVVLLGLATVFAAIQTIGIRERLTEGRDALDRAQDAVTDGDLGVAGRSFAEAQNAFADAKRAASGPAYTIVGAVPLIGRTPRAVEGITTAGEELAAAGTVLTDGIASLPDGLGSLSPENGRVPLAPIATLSAAAEQAEVHTNAAVEAIEGAPSTLLVGPLGEARRDAAEGVDRADDAVHAGRLLLEGLPTFLGGDGTARYFVAAESPAELRGTGGILGAYSIMTVADGRFRFGEFLPVQTLSDPAAWQNVNLSPDFAGDVGPRIVEQYEAETGQRLDGAIEVDPFALAKLLEVTGPVELRDLGVELTAEDVVAFTANEAYSEYPDPATRKAVLGEAAQEVFLRFLAGGEGIDGIRALGEAAAGGHLTVYSTDPTMQEGLQAVGAAGDLRVTEGEDFLAVVMNNGAGNKVDYYQSRTVNYTVDLLSDGTGRGSTEITIANGAPASGLPKYVIGPFDGRFEAGETFALVDVLCAPGCALDRLQRGGADVEPAATGDFGGIPYVRDVFSIPAGEQQTLGVDTRLASAWTGNSSGGTYRLVFANQTTVEPTRLRVEIRPPDGMAFTHAGDGVELGDGIAVWEGEPGARVEVDVDFSAPVPGRWWRNLTRWVS
- a CDS encoding LPXTG cell wall anchor domain-containing protein — its product is MPDREAPLRAGEKGRRHMKRATAVIGAMVVSATMFLMVTAGTATAACNDYPPKPNCVEAAGDSNNANNANNVVKSAGDTAFTGGDVSMWMVLLGVLIVAGVATLMIARRRSAATHSE